A region of Cellulophaga sp. RHA19 DNA encodes the following proteins:
- a CDS encoding homoserine kinase, with product MKNEIRVFCPATIANISCGFDVLGVALDNVGDEMVVKKTTKKGITITKIEGQDLPLETHKNVAGVAGLALLSATNYSGGFEIEIYKKIKAGSGIGSSAASSTGAVWAMNKLLGEPFSNLELVQFAMKGEELASGVQHADNVAPAIYGGFTLVRSYNPLDIIKINTPRELYATVIHPQIEIKTSDSRKILKTTIYLADGIKQWGNVGGLIAGLYTEDYELIGRSLEDHIVEPIRSILIPAFDNVKSASLNAGALGCGISGSGPSIFALSQGKEIAEKVAKEMQNVYNKVGIDYDIHVSNINTIGVKKIA from the coding sequence ATGAAAAACGAAATCAGAGTATTCTGTCCTGCAACTATTGCTAATATTTCTTGTGGTTTTGACGTTCTAGGAGTTGCACTAGACAATGTTGGCGATGAAATGGTTGTAAAAAAAACAACTAAAAAAGGCATTACAATAACCAAAATAGAAGGTCAAGATTTACCTTTAGAAACACATAAAAATGTAGCTGGCGTAGCTGGCTTAGCGTTATTATCTGCTACTAATTACAGTGGTGGTTTTGAAATAGAAATTTATAAAAAAATCAAAGCTGGCAGCGGTATTGGAAGTAGTGCAGCCAGCTCTACTGGTGCCGTTTGGGCTATGAACAAGTTATTAGGAGAACCTTTTTCTAATTTAGAATTAGTGCAATTTGCTATGAAAGGTGAAGAATTAGCCAGTGGAGTACAACATGCAGATAATGTTGCTCCTGCTATATATGGCGGTTTTACTTTAGTCCGAAGCTATAATCCTTTAGATATTATAAAAATAAATACACCTAGAGAATTATACGCTACTGTAATTCACCCGCAAATAGAAATTAAAACATCAGACTCAAGAAAAATACTAAAAACAACTATTTATTTAGCAGACGGTATAAAACAATGGGGAAATGTTGGCGGATTAATAGCTGGTCTTTACACAGAAGATTATGAGCTAATAGGAAGATCTCTAGAAGACCACATAGTAGAACCTATAAGATCTATTCTTATACCTGCTTTTGACAATGTTAAATCTGCATCGTTAAATGCTGGTGCGTTGGGTTGTGGTATTTCTGGTTCCGGACCTTCAATCTTTGCTTTAAGCCAAGGAAAAGAAATTGCAGAAAAAGTAGCAAAAGAAATGCAAAATGTATATAATAAAGTAGGTATAGACTATGATATTCACGTTTCTAACATTAATACCATTGGAGTAAAAAAAATAGCATAG
- a CDS encoding DUF349 domain-containing protein: MLEDSKEELQNNVGGEENSETTDANTVSEKTTEITSEGAAKKETSEEINKDEKEILDEIEETNAEDAEDNDNQQRHEIPLLDYHAMSMENLVGELQRLVKNEKVQAIKKHIDGIKYEFDLKFQEFLEHKKEEFIANGGNEIDFRYNSVTKRQFNEVYSDYREKKDAYYKNLESNLKTNLEKRLQIIEDLKGLVNVEEDINTTYKNFKDLQENWRNAGPIPRTDYNNVWRTYHHHIEIFYDFLHLNRELRDLDFKHNLEEKLKLIVRANALANEPDLNKAFRELQTLHKIWKEDIGPVGKDHREQIWEEFSNATKVLHQRRQDYYKDLDKVYEVNLEKKNDIISKIKDIAENTSSNHKELQKQIKEIEALREEFFKAGKVPQKFNEETWATFKEAVKTFNKSKNAFYKNLKKEQQDNLDKKRALLEIALATKDSEDWDVATKEMKRIQGEWKTIGHVPRKYSDKIWNEFKGACNHYFDRLHALKNQSSKEELVNLEHKTACLNKLKEFQLSGDRSKDVADIKEFINEWKKYGHVPFKKKNINNKFNTILDAIFRKLDISKQESELLKYGDKIQKLSASDNENAIYKERLFIKRKIDESKNEIRQLENNLQFFSNASEENPLVKNVLKNINSQKDSLNTWKAKLKKLNILENSINKEEEDTSGEEE, translated from the coding sequence ATGTTGGAAGACAGCAAAGAAGAACTACAAAACAATGTAGGGGGTGAAGAAAATTCAGAAACTACTGATGCTAATACTGTTTCAGAGAAAACTACTGAAATAACAAGCGAAGGTGCAGCTAAAAAAGAAACATCTGAGGAAATAAACAAAGATGAAAAAGAAATTTTAGATGAGATTGAAGAAACCAATGCAGAAGATGCAGAGGATAATGACAATCAACAAAGACACGAAATTCCCCTATTAGATTACCATGCTATGAGTATGGAAAACCTAGTTGGAGAACTACAGCGCTTAGTAAAGAATGAAAAAGTACAAGCCATTAAGAAACATATTGATGGTATCAAATATGAATTTGATTTAAAATTTCAAGAATTTCTTGAGCACAAGAAAGAAGAATTTATAGCTAATGGTGGTAATGAAATTGACTTTAGATACAACTCCGTAACTAAAAGACAGTTTAATGAAGTGTATTCGGATTATAGAGAAAAAAAAGATGCTTATTACAAAAACTTAGAAAGCAACTTAAAAACTAATCTAGAAAAGCGTCTTCAAATAATTGAAGACCTAAAAGGGTTAGTAAATGTTGAAGAGGATATAAACACTACCTACAAAAACTTTAAAGACCTACAGGAAAATTGGCGTAACGCAGGTCCTATTCCTAGGACCGACTATAACAATGTATGGCGTACTTACCACCACCACATTGAAATATTCTACGACTTTTTACACTTAAACAGAGAGTTAAGAGATTTAGATTTTAAGCACAATTTAGAAGAAAAACTTAAACTTATTGTTCGTGCTAATGCATTAGCCAATGAACCAGACTTAAACAAAGCTTTTAGAGAGCTACAAACATTACATAAAATCTGGAAAGAAGATATTGGTCCTGTTGGTAAAGATCATAGAGAACAAATTTGGGAAGAATTTAGTAACGCTACTAAAGTTTTACATCAAAGAAGACAAGATTACTATAAAGATCTAGACAAAGTTTACGAGGTTAACTTAGAGAAAAAGAATGATATAATTTCTAAGATCAAAGACATTGCAGAAAACACTTCTAGCAATCACAAAGAACTTCAAAAACAAATTAAAGAAATTGAAGCTCTAAGAGAAGAATTTTTTAAAGCAGGTAAAGTACCTCAGAAATTTAATGAGGAAACTTGGGCAACATTTAAGGAAGCCGTTAAAACATTTAATAAATCTAAAAATGCTTTCTACAAAAATTTAAAGAAAGAACAACAAGACAATTTAGATAAAAAAAGAGCATTATTAGAAATTGCTCTTGCCACCAAAGATAGTGAAGATTGGGATGTTGCTACTAAAGAAATGAAACGTATACAAGGCGAATGGAAAACTATTGGCCATGTCCCTAGAAAGTATTCAGATAAAATATGGAACGAGTTTAAAGGAGCTTGTAATCATTATTTTGATAGATTACACGCTTTAAAAAATCAATCTAGCAAAGAAGAACTTGTAAACCTTGAACACAAAACAGCGTGTTTAAACAAACTTAAAGAATTTCAATTATCTGGAGACAGATCTAAAGACGTTGCTGATATAAAAGAATTTATTAATGAATGGAAAAAGTATGGTCACGTACCTTTCAAAAAGAAAAACATTAATAACAAGTTTAATACCATTTTAGATGCTATTTTCAGAAAGCTAGATATTAGTAAACAAGAATCTGAATTACTTAAGTACGGTGATAAAATTCAAAAATTATCTGCAAGCGATAATGAAAACGCTATCTACAAAGAAAGATTATTTATTAAAAGGAAAATTGATGAAAGTAAAAATGAAATACGTCAATTAGAAAATAATTTACAATTCTTTTCTAACGCTTCAGAAGAAAATCCTTTAGTAAAAAATGTTCTTAAAAATATAAATAGTCAAAAAGATTCTTTAAATACCTGGAAAGCAAAGCTGAAGAAGTTAAACATACTAGAAAACAGTATTAACAAAGAAGAGGAAGATACTTCAGGAGAAGAAGAATAA